In Companilactobacillus allii, one genomic interval encodes:
- a CDS encoding helix-turn-helix domain-containing protein, producing the protein MQEIMDAKHLNNHQVEMLSGIHHDTISKLKNQPDKTIQMGVLEKLCNTFQVEPSYFFKEIEIGK; encoded by the coding sequence ATGCAGGAAATCATGGATGCGAAGCATTTAAATAACCATCAGGTTGAAATGCTAAGCGGAATACATCACGACACCATCAGTAAGTTAAAAAATCAGCCTGATAAGACAATTCAAATGGGGGTACTAGAGAAACTATGCAACACCTTCCAAGTTGAACCTAGTTACTTCTTTAAAGAAATAGAGATAGGCAAATGA
- a CDS encoding RusA family crossover junction endodeoxyribonuclease — protein MEHKLQIVIKGNPVSASRPVFNSSSKGRKAFIAPKYRAYKNGIEVDYWNKYRNKQLFDRGVPLSARIYVYRSIQKGLSKAEYSRRANHEVRPTVKPDLDNYIKAIQDGLKRAWFDDGQIVEYDAKKFYDENPRVEIEIKELNSVETD, from the coding sequence ATGGAACATAAATTACAAATAGTTATAAAGGGCAATCCGGTATCGGCATCAAGGCCGGTATTCAATTCTAGTAGCAAAGGTCGAAAAGCATTTATAGCTCCAAAATATCGAGCGTATAAGAATGGGATTGAGGTTGATTATTGGAACAAATATCGAAACAAACAATTATTTGATAGAGGTGTTCCACTATCCGCAAGGATTTATGTTTATAGATCTATTCAAAAAGGATTATCTAAAGCGGAGTATTCCAGACGCGCAAATCATGAGGTCAGACCAACAGTTAAGCCTGATTTGGATAATTACATTAAGGCAATCCAAGACGGCTTAAAACGTGCTTGGTTTGATGATGGGCAGATAGTTGAGTACGATGCCAAAAAGTTTTATGACGAAAATCCGCGGGTTGAAATTGAGATCAAGGAGTTGAATTCAGTTGAAACAGATTAG